The genome window CGAATTACACAAGTAGTTAAAAACGAATTTTCCACACAGGCTTGCCAATTTTATACGACGTGCAATTTTAAACCTAACATTTATTATTGGGTTAATTGTGCGTTAATGCGGTGCTCGCGAATATTCCTAATAGGGTTACCTTGTTAATTGCGTACTTTTATAACAACTTTATCAAATTGTATGTAAGGCTGCGAGACGTGCGATAATATTACAATGACATATCGCAAGAAAGAAATCTTCGATCAAGTgctttataaatttctacaaattataattacaattatacaataatattacaattatatatataattgacgaatataattgtaattataatttgtaaatttatatatatatatatatatatacataatttataaatgaattatgAATCGGGAAAAGAAATGATGCAAGctactaaaaatataaatttatataatttctgttATCTCACGCGATTAACGATATTCGACGCTTAAGTTTATATGGATAACGAAGAAATACCGAATGATGTGATAAATATGTAGTTAGTAGTAAAttggtaataaatatttacttaataggtattaataattatttatcagaTTCCTTCGGATGATTttgatatgaaaataattctctTCGTACTTAACGATCTATAGACAATTTCAGTGCTCTTGCTTCAAGTTTGAACAAaccatttttttaaaagatattttctcagtaatatcaaatttttagaaaaaaattacttCTACCTTAAATGATGTTTTATTATCTGATATTTTCTTACTCTAACATCTGTATTTagaagtccttcgataatttgcaatttaaatacgtatgattttaatgaaaataaatctttcGATGTACGTACATATTCAATTCTTTgtacgacgttctactataattAGCATCTAAAAAGATCGCATATATGGAAAGGAAATGTTAGAGTTCTGCATTGTAGCAGTAGCTACTTCAGTTTCAAGCAACGCAAACTATGATCCTTCGTGTAACGCAATCTTATTCAAGTGAAGTGTCGTTTTAActatgaattatataaattaaccaCACGTAACACATTTCAAGTACAAATTATGATGATGAAACAAGTTGTGTGCTACTAATTAACATCATATTATACATTGGAAGTATTCTCATgaattatataacaataatttcaataCATCTAACACAAAATGCATACGACTTCGAACTTTAGAACGTACTTCTTTAAGAAATGTGTATTTCAAAGAAGATTTCACAAACGTTTGacagataattaattttagttcGCTGTATTGGAACAGctagaaatttgtaaaaaactCGGACGAAACATGTGCCATTTATAATTACGATCAGATTGACATTTTCCAAAACAAAATAAACGTTCTAAGTGAAACATTTAGTTCACACGCGAACTATCGTTGAAATACGTAAATCCGTGATCAGCACTGCTTAACTCTGGATAAATGCAGTATCTATTAAACAACCACTTTGTAGCAAACTGACATAAACTTTCTCACTTATAACATTGTTCTGTGTTCCACCAAATGTCAGTAAGTACATcattgaagaataaaaataccatACATACCATAACTCTATTGAGCTTTTGCATTCGACCGAGATATAAAACGTTTATAATTTAACCTTCAATATTTGCGTATTCATTCAGGAAAATTTATACGTGCAAAAACATAtagaatatacgtaatatataaaacatattgtGTGTGtttataagaatatattttacgtaaacATTCTCAGCCTGTACGTAACAATTCGAAGATACAAAAAGCCAGTTATTATGGTAATTAGATAGTTATTACTGCAATAGCAAGTTATACTAACCAGTTATTAGTTACTACATTCTTTGCATAGTTAGACACCGCACCACTGCCAAGAGGTATTTACATTGAGCGTATCTTAAATAGAAGTAGTAGCGCGATTACGAGCGACTTGttttcaaagaagaaaaacaaggGACTCTGGCCTAATTTCACTGTGTAAAAGTTTCGGCAATCGAAACGAGCTGACCTTCGAATTATCATAGCTTTTACATAATTCCATTTGTTGTAAATTAAAGTATGTTAAATCTAAGCGTTACATCATAACGACTCTCGGACCAAGGAAAATAAAGCCAACTTAAGACGCTGTTTCGTCGACACACGATCTACCGCATCGTCACAACGAGAAATCGTATTTTCGAGCAGCTTGTTACAAATTCGAACGCGTTAAATTTCATCGTTACGTCACGCAATATTGGAAGCGAGAAAGATAAAGCAACTCTGCAGCGGTGTTTCATTGATCAGAACTGCTTCTGGATCTTCAGAATTGTACCTTTGAAAGGTCGATTTATAGCAAATTTATAGCATAGGCtctaaatttgaaacaatacgtgataacgtgaAATACTGATCTGTTCGATAAATTAGAAAGTAGAGTAAAATGTTTTTTCGAAATATACGAGGGAATCTTTTTAATGTTGGATTATTTATGTGTGAATTCTAACTAAGATTCTCGAGACCGTATAAAGATACTATGATGTTTCAAATCGAGCCAAATGCTTGCCACAAAATCTAGTTGTCGATGCGACGTTTAGTTTTGGCTTCTAAGAAACTCAAACGTATCTCGCGTGTTTCATCgatttcgatatattttatggTCGAGTTGCGGCTAAATATTGTCATCgaaattctaattataaattcGAGTACATTAAGTCTCGATGTCATGCCATAGATAAGATCATTGTATTACGCGTTGTAGCGTATGAAATGTGTCTATTTGAACACTTCAGCGTCGTACGCCTGCAGCGtggtttatttaaattaactgCTAATCTATGCTCatcttttgtttaaaatagtGTTGGAAGTCCTCCAATATCCTCTTTGCAACGATATTGCAACGATAGGTAAATACCTACGCATAAGATTCGAGTCACTTTCCcttatgaatttaaatttcatctttCTACGGATTAAACTGTATAATATGAATTGAATATTGTTCGTGGAAAGGCTAATTAACGTATTATTCgctgataatattattataaatttccttCTAAGGATAGTAGTCataaagagaaagaacgagATAAATCTACGAAGATTCTCTAGTATCCTTTTGATTCAGGTTAATTTTGTGGCGTGGGAAGACTATTGTCTTCGACAAACAATCGGTTTTCCtgtgaattaaaataaatggaaatactCGCATCAATACGTAAGAAATGCAAAGTGCTTTCGAATAAGTTGAAAGAAAAGATTTTCAGATTCAAAAGTTACTGAACTGTACGACAGAGATGTTTAGAAGTAGATATCAGTTACGTAATTCTTACTTCTAAGCACTTTCCAAGCACAGAATTAATTTTCGCACCTTAGAAAAAACTTTTGCGTCAAATTTTCACTAAGCTTCATgatattcaaatgaaattgttaACAGCATGCTTCGCAAATTGACTCTTgaaaatttatgcaaatttattctAGTTTACTCGCAATGTACTTGTCTGCCGCTAATGTCAATGTAAATTCCAAAGTTTCAAGTAAGACATTCCCTTTACAGTCTTAAATAAATCAATGAAGCAGTCGCATGTAAGATTATTCTAAGTTTTGTCTTTCGCTTTCAAATCCATAACGCAAAATTGTCTCCGAGTGAAACAGCGTTCCATTAGTTCTTTTCATTCTCAAAAAATGTCattaatacataattacaTTACGTGGAAAAATGACATCTGCaggattttaatattcaactaTTTCTTAACTTAAGTAATCGACAATCGTTGTTCATAGAAGATAATTAATATACGATGCTAACTTAGCAACGATATTAacgtacatataatatttaattttacacatTACATACGATACACAGCTTTATTTGACCCTGTATAACTGCAATTTTTATTGCGTTTATTacagcaaaataaaattataattagttagagcattttacttttattggaAATCTGAAatccaataatttttataaaacgatcgttctatgaaattttatatttcgtttaatacTTATATagatatgtgtgtgtgtatgtatgtattcaaGAATTCTATAAAATCTAAATACAATGGCATAAATAACGTTGAAGAAAagtgaataatatttataagccGTGACTTTGGATATCAAGACAATGAAAACGGTGATAATGGATAGCCATAAATAGACGTAATGAGATATTCACGtcgcaaaacgttataaagtgttaataatttaaaaaagaaaaacactcACTTGAAGCTCAACCCATAGATCTTTGGAGTTTCCGGCGAGGCCACATTACATGTCAGGCAACTGAGCCAAGGCATACAATCGATGAACATTTTTCCGTGATTTTATGGAAATGAGTCACTGCTAGATCACACAATAGGCAACAACTACAGATGCACTCATGCACTTTCCTTCAGTGGCGCAGCTTCACTGACTGTTGTATCGGCGTTATTCGTGTTCTTACTCAGGTATTATGTCACCGCGACGCCATAAAATACACAGTTTTAAATTTGTACATACGAATCACCGTTAAACCAGTCACTTTCCATGTTTCAGCATAATTACAATTCctgttataaattttcaattttgaataCTCGATATAACGTGAAATATACAAAGTACAATAGCTATAAAAAGTACTAGCCCACTGTCATatttacttaattaattaacttcaGATATATGGAGGCTACAGAGAAAGAGCACGGTAAATCacatttcctattttttacATAGAAGCAGTTTGAAAATTCAGTATATCGTCgatcaataataaaaatgttaccaAAATTGTCTTTCTATCTACAGAATTTTGTCAACTTGACAACTATTTTTAAGAGATTtgcatatgtatatcataAAATCTATCTGGTTTTCGTTCTCAATTATGTCATCTCTGCTTAACCATAGGGTGAcgttaaaatcagaaaatgaagaaaaatgtatttatcacGTTTCTCCCCTGAAATCTCTACAGTAAATTACACAGTAAATATCGTTTTGCGATACTTTCGTATTACGACAAAAAATCGATagtatgaaaatgaaatgtattacaaaatttgataaaaaaatgcTTCATCGAAAAATAAGTATGTAAAAAATGCTgcgttaaaaaataacaacGTGTGTAAATACTTTTCGTGAAAGCAATATGTATTGTCGGAAATTAACGTTAACTGAtcacgataaaaatatagaaaatatatggttagtataagaatataataaagaaacttTGCAAATACTACTTGTTGTTCGATTCGAATTGAATGTAAGTATAGTTAATTAACGTATCAGTATGATATTTATGATCTGCTTATTAAAAGTGCAAAACAAGATTGGTCATTATGTAATTGACTGAACCAGCCGGATAAAATCGAGCCTGATAAAAACAAACGATAATTGAATGTCGTTATCTAATTGAAACGTGACGTTCTTTCATTGATGAAGTACGAATTGCTAAACTTTGTATTGCAAAGAAGACGCTCTTGACTCTTTGACTTGTACCTCATATGTAGGCAATTCAAATCGACTACTCAGTGccctttcaaaaatatatttatcactttattcattttaatttctttttagtttCATTCTAGTTCAGTTTAAAATATCGTCTAGCTGAAACATAGATACAGTATCTTCAGTAAGcttaattgaaatatcttaTCTAGCATTTTCCAATCTTAATGTTAGatttaaaagttataatagaaatataaaataattctgtcGTGCAATTCcgtcaaataatttttttcaacaATGGACATATCGAGCAGAAGCAATTTATTCATACaaacaaacataatttttgcataattattaaaatagaaagcTTACAAGACAAGAGTTAAGATATTTTAAGAAGTCCTATAAAAACTTTGCAATATATACAAAGATCATTAATCGATACTATaagacaaattaattttagaatttgttaTATGAGAGACcaatttcttgtttctttgtctttcttttctgCCACTTACGTACGTCAGTTATTTTTTCGCGGTTTGATGGAAAAAAGCTACGAACACATTGTGCATACGATTAGTATATCGAATTGCAATTAGAGCATACCTTTGCGTCATGCTATTTAATGCATACAGAGAATTCAACCACCAACTTCGCCTGTTATTAACGAACATAGACTTGTATAtagatgtaaaaaaaaatgcatGGAATATAGATCGCCGTTTATAATGTTCTTTCGAAACTGAAATTACAAACCGGTTTGagcacaaaaaaaaaaaaaaaaaggaaatcggATGAAGAAAACATCGAGAGCTGTGACAAATACAAATTGAAGGTAATATTCATAAACTCTTATTCGTTACGGCTAAATTAACAGATTGCGCAATGTTCTACGTAAAATTATGCAATAGGGAATGTGTAATAGCACGTTACAATATTCAACGATATTATAGTTAATATCAGCCTTCCATTAGCAAATCGGTAATTTCATATCGTCCTACATCGTTCGATTATCATTAAAATCGAAATCTAAAAATCTTTCGGATGAGAATTACTCGATTAGTCTAACCCTTTCCGACTAGTCTAGCTAAACTCTGGACATTTTAGCACGTTTCAAGGTATCGGATAAAACATTCTTGTTCTTTGGAGAAAAAAAGTAAACTCatgtaatatatacatatatttcaacatttatgctttatatatatacacacacacgtgTGTAACCTGCTCTACTTTGGAATGATTATAGAACGAGGATAGTAAACATACAACGTGTAGACGTTAATAGTATGCACCGCAAAAACGGAGAGTCAAATGCTAATAAATTTGAGATTAGAGACATTGAATTAGTGTAGTCTTGTGTATCctttttgttaataaacaGAAATTACGTATGCGACTAAACGCAAATcgaattcaaatatatttagaaaatgatcttttatttttatgtatccTTATACGTAACTTTGGATAACAAATAGGACGTATATCTATGTGCGATGAATATGATTAAGCGAAAATGAAAGTTTAAGCAGATCTTGAAAATTCTAATATCGAAGCATATTGTTACGCGtgtactataaaattaatttattagattACGAAAAATTACGAAGGTTTCTAGAATCGACTAATACCTAGTCTGCAAAGCTCATTGAGGTATATTGAGAGTGGCTATTAATCAAGCGACAATTATTCATATGAATTTATCATTTCACTAACTGCTGTTCGCGACTGCGTTCGCGTAGAACCGGAGGAAACTAATGttttttcctatttattttttgatattataatttcttcgcATAAACTACGCTTTTAGTTTAATCAAGGTTAAATCATTTGTACCGCGAATATTTCCATTCCTTTTAATGTCGCTTGAAGTTTTAATTTTGTCGATGAATTTTACCTCGAATACTCGGTACAATTCTATCTAGGGAATGCGTGTTTCACAAGTATCATGAAAATTTTAGTCCATAGAACAAGAAATTTTTCACGATCCATTACGTTTTACTAAACCAGAGGAAATTCGATAGAACGCAGAATACAACGCAGCGTACGTCATACTTTGTAGAGAAAAACAAATCTCTTAGGAAGCCTGGTAACATTCTAAAGCAGTGTTTCCCAATATTTTTCGAGTCATGAACCccttttataataatcaaataacTCTGCCCCtttcaatatataaaatatacaccACGATAGATTTTAACTCTACCGTTCTCACTTGTTCTCCGCGGCTGTATCTCTAACTATATCTGCTTTTCAACTTTTGAAAGTTGGTTGGTAGCAGGCGatacattttatgtattttgtttttgttttttttaataatactcaaatttcattttgcaaaaatattctaGATAGCCGAATATTAACGCGAATCACTGTACATCTAATACTAGaatcaaatataatacaacttaaatataaatataatacaacttACAAATATAAACAACTCGATAATACCTAacgaaatatattctttattttggaCTATGTAGATTCGAACAAGCTtaattcgtttcatttcattcgttaaaaatcAACGTTAAAACCACTGTACTCGAATATTGCAAcattagaataaataaataccgaGAAGTGCAATGTCTATTTATAAACTACATTTCAACTACAAGaataattactaaattttaCCCAAAAACAGGAGTCACGATCCACAGGTTGGAAATCGAAATTCTAAAGCGTCCGACTAATATAGGTTAACCGATACTAATCATGGTAACACGAGGTATCGAAATTCGATCGAGTTCCAACAAAGTCGAAAGCGACGAAGTCGATCAAGCATTACGgaataatatcgatatttttctatgtAACTACCTTCGGGATCCGAAAAATCTTggtctaaaataaatatgtttcaaCGACTGGCGTCCAATTGCGACGTtgagatatttcttctttgcaaGCGAATTCCGATAACTCAAAGAACCTGCACTTTTCGCGAATTCGACTCGTTTTTCTCACTCTCGAACCAATATCAATGGTACACCGTTTAGAAAGCGGGTTATTCACTCATAAAATCACAAATTCGATAATCGAtcgattataaaaatgaattgcATGGTCCACGAATCGATACCACGACGCGTACTGCGCTTCGAGCCTTCAGGAGGAACACTATACTAAACGTGtcttcgtctttctttcaCGTCTGTTGTCCCTCAACGGTTCTCCCTCTCCATCGAAGCAACGCTATATAAACAAGAGAGACCGGTACGGAATCGAGCGATTCGTCGACACGCAATCTCCTTTTGACCGTCCTACGTGAAACAACCTACCTAACGTCTGGCTTTGTTGCCGCGAAGGGCACAGGCAAAACTGgtttcaaaatatacaaagcaTGTGTCACGTTGCAACAATTACGTCGATACTTTGAGAACGTTCGTATTCTGTACATTTTACGATGTGATCGTAATccatatttcaaaaatttatcgtAAGAAGTATATGAATGTATTGGCTAGGTATAATGCGTAGTTACATTGTTTACGCCTTCGTAACGTAACGCTTTAGAAACGTTTCTAGATTTTGATGATAAATACAGTGAAATTTTGGAAAGAAATTTGACAGACTACGAGTTATCTGATCGTGTTACTCgatgtaaaattgtaaaattatgaaaagcaAGTTTATAATCTACAACTTGTATGTAGCTTCTCGATTCGctaatattgttaaattattttattttattttaaatatgcatTGGTTAATTATTGTGCAAAGGGACTCACGTGTCGTATGTAATTCACTGTGTATATTGACTTAGATGTATTATTTTTGCGTCTTCAACGACAAGGACAAAGTTATTAAGACGAAGGAAACACGATTCTCTCTTATTTTCCAAtcgtatttatttgaaatatatttatgaacatgaaacgaaacagaaaattgaaaaatacatattttgaaattcctgagaaaaataatacacaatgacaaaattatttgatcTCTTATAGAAGCTTCTTTTGGGCATACTATGTgtgtatattacatataagaTTTTGTACGATGTACGACTATCATCATCACATTGAAGCAAATTCGAAATCTTACTGTAGCTaatgagaagaagaaaagatagaaaagagaaaattgttCAAAATTCAAGAAACTTACTGATCTATCAATTTTACATAAACGTAATTTTGATCGAACAATTgcgttttaaataaaagtttcatcTTCAGAAAACAAGTTATTGAATCAATCATGAATTAATCGCTAGTTTCATGTATCAGAAATAGTCATCGATCAGAAACCAGACTAAGCAAATACACGTAATCAAACACAAACGCGTTAAGATTTGATTTAGGATCTCTCCGTGTAGCAGTAAATCTATATTCTCGATTTTGTAAACATCTCTGGCAGAAATACTCGATATGAGTTTCTCAAGCGTCCACGAAAGGTACGACAAAGCCT of Bombus fervidus isolate BK054 chromosome 1, iyBomFerv1, whole genome shotgun sequence contains these proteins:
- the LOC139990111 gene encoding uncharacterized protein isoform X3, whose translation is MFIDCMPWLSCLTCNVASPETPKIYGLSFKKTDCLSKTIVFPRHKINLNQKDTRESS